The Haloplanus sp. CK5-1 genome segment GCGATGCTCCCGGTGATCCCGAGGGCGACGTTCGTACCGTCGAGCATTCGTCCGCATGTTCGCGCCGAGGGTCTTAAGCCCCGGTCGTCGGGGCAGGACCGACGGGGTGACGGACGTTCGCGTCCCGCGGAACGTTTACGCCGACGCCGTCCAACCGTGGCGTGTGGACCGCATCCACGTCAGCACGGTCGTCCGACTCCCGCCGCCGGAGGTGTACGAGTTCCTCGAGGACTTCCCACGGTACGCCCGCTACTCGGAGTACCTGACCGGCGTGACCGCCGACGGCGACGGCTCCCCGGGGACCCACTACCGCCTGCAGTTCGCGTGGTGGAAACTCACCTACACCGCCCACACGGAGGTGACCGACACCGACCCGCCGAGGCGACTCGACTGGCGCGTGACCGAGGACGTCGACGCCAGCGGCCGGTGGCGGATCGAACCGCTCGACTCCGATCCGTCGGCGCCGGCCGACGACGGCCCGGCCTGTCGTGTTCACCTCGAAGTCACGTTCGACGCCGACTCGGTCGGCGGCGGCATCGTCGACCTGCCGCGGTTCGTCTCGCTCGACTGGGTCGTCGACCGGGTGAAACCGATCCTCGTCGAGGAGGCAGAACGGGTCGTCGAGCGAATCGTCGCCGACGTTGAGGGGGAGCGCCGGGAGGTCGACCTCGTCGTCCACGAGGTTCCCGGTGACCTCTGACCGGCGGTCGTGAGCCACGACCCGCGGCGAACGGGCCGTGGTCGGGGATCATTATCAGCGGTGAAAGTCGGGGCCGTAACGTTATATCGCCGCGGTCCCCCTGTCACAGTGGGCTTTCCGATCCGATGTCGGCACGGCGAGGATCCGCCGTACCGGCACGGCGTGGCTCCGGGGGGAACGCGCCGCCCGTCGGGTCGGAAGCCCGCCGCGTATGACGACCCCTACCCTGTCCTCACCCCTCTCCGAACGGAACCCGACTTCGTCACGCCGACGACTCGACGGCGCTCGCGGCCCGGATGATCGTTCGCTCGCCGAAGGCCGGCCCGATCAACTGTAGCCCGACGGGGAGGCCGTCGGCCCGGCCCGCGGGAACGCTGATGGCGGGCAGGTTGGCGAGGTTCACCGGCACCGTGTTGGCGTCGGCGAGGTACATCTGGAGCGGGTCGTCGAGACTCTCGCCGAGTTCGAAGGGGAGGACCGGCATCGTCGGCGACGCCAAGACGTCGGCCTCGGAGAGCGCCTCGTCGAAGTCCTGCTTGACCCACGCACGGGCGTCCTGTGCCTTGGCGTAGTACTTGTCGTGGTAGCCGGCGGAGAGGGCGTACGTCCCGAGGAGGATGCGGCGCTTGACCTCGTCGCCGAACCCCTCCTCGCGGACGGCCGCGAACGACTCGTTCCAGTTGCCCTCGGCGTCGGTGTCGGGACCGTAGCGGACGCCGTCGAACCGGGCGAGGTTCGAGGAGGCCTCGGACATGGCGATGACGTAGTAGGCCTGCACGGCTCGCTCGACGGAGGGGAGGCTCACCTCGTGGGTCTCGGCGCCCTGGGCTTCGAGGTCGTCGAGGGTCTCGTGGAACCGGTCGACCACCCGCTCGTCGGCCCCCTCGATCAGTTCCGTCGGGACGCCGATCGAGAGGCCCTGAACGTCCCCGTCGGCGGCGTCGGCGTACTCCGCGTCGGCGCCCTCCTCGTGGGTCGTCGCGTCGCGGTCGTCGGGGCCGGCGATCACCTCGAGGACCTCGGCGGCCTCCTCGACCGTCGGGGCCAGCGGGCCGATCTGTTCGAGCGAGTTGGCGTAGGCGACCAACCCGTAGCGAGACACCAGCCCGTAGGTGGGCTTGATGCCGACGACGCCACAGAACGCCGCCGGACAGCGGACCGATCCGCCGGTGTCGCTCCCGAGGGCGGCGTCGGCCTCGCCGGCGGCGACGGCCGCGGCACTTCCCCCCGACGAACCACCGGGGACGCGGTCCCCGTCGACCGGGTTCGTCGTCGGCCCGAACGCCGACGTCTCCGTCGTCGTCCCCATGCCGAACTCGTCCATGTTCGTCTTGCCGACGAGCGTCGCACCGGCCGACTTGAGGCGTTCGACGACCGTCGCGTCGTACGGCGGAACGTAGTCGGCGAGCATCTCGGACCCGCAGGTCGTCCGGACCCCCTCGGTCGAGATGTTGTCCTTGACTGCGACCGTTCGGCCGGCGAGTGGCCCCTCGTCGGCTCCCGGAATCGTCTCCTCGGTGATGAACGCGTCGTGGCTCATGAGACGCTCGGCCCCTCGAAGTAGCCGTCCTCGGTCGCCGGCGCGTTCTTCAGGGCTTCCTCCTGGGTCAGTCCGTCGCGCACCTCGTCGGCCCGCATGACGTTCACGAGGTCGGCCTCGGGATCGACCTCAGGCACGTCGTCGAGGGCGTCGAAGTACGAGAGGATGTCGGCGAACTGTCCGGCGAACTGGTCCACCTCCTCGTCGTCTAGGTCGATCCGGGCGAGGTCGGCGACGTGGCGGACCTCGTCGGCGTCGACGGGCGTCTCGCTCATGTTACTCGGGACTTCCGGCCCGGCACTAAGGGTTTCGGTCCACCGGTCGGCCGCCCGGGCGAGGGGCGGCCAGCATAGTTTATATACTCCGGGTGAGCATCGATCGTCCATGGCCGACGGTACCTTCGACGGCTACGGTGGTCGTCACGTCCCCGAGATGCTCGAAGAACCCCTCGAACACCTCGCGAACGCCTACGACGAGGTGGCGAGCACCGACTCGTTCCGGGCGGACCTCCGTGACCTCTTGGAGACGTTCGCCGGGCGACCCACGCCCGTGTACTACGCCGGGAACCTCAGCGAACGCTACGGTGCCGACATCTACCTCAAACGGGAGGACCTGCTCCACGGTGGCGCCCACAAGATCAACAACACGCTCGGGCAGGGGCTTCTCGCGAAACGGGCGGGCAAAGACCGTCTCATCGCCGAAACCGGTGCCGGACAGCACGGCACGGCGACGGCGATGGTCGGTGCCCTCCTCGATCTGGACACCGAGATCTACATGGGGAAGAAAGACGTCGAGCGCCAGAAGATGAACGTCTTCCGGATGCGACTGATGGGGGCGACGGTCACCGAGGTGACCCGTGGCGGGGCCGGCCTTGCGGACGCCGTCGACGCCGCGCTGGAGGACATGGCCGAGAACGTAGAGGATACCCACTACCTCGTGGGCAGCGTCGTCGGCCCCGATCCGTTCCCGCGGATGGTTCGGGACTTCCAGTCGGTCATCGGTGAGGAGGCCCGCGAGCAGATCCTCGATCGGACCGGCAGCCTCCCGGACGCGGCGGTCGCCTGTGTCGGCGGCGGGTCGAACGCCATCGGGCTCTTCCACCCTCTCCGCGACGACGACGTCGCATTCTACGGCGCGGAGGGTGGCGGCGAGGGCGAAGGCTCCGGCCGCCACGCCGCCCCGCTCGCCGAGGGCGAGGACGAGGTGATCCACGGGATGAAAACGCGCGTGATCGACGACGGGACCGAGGTTCACTCGGTGTCGGCCGGCCTCGACTACCCGGGTGTCGGTCCGGAGCACGCCATGTTCCGGGCGGCCGGCCGCGCCGAGTACACCGCCGTCACCGACGACGAGGCGCTCGCGGCCTTCCGCGAACTCGCCGAGACGGAGGGTATCATCCCGGCCTTGGAGTCGAGTCACGGCGTCGCGCTGGCGATCGATCTCGCCGAACGGGGCGAACACGACAGCATCCTCGTGAACCTCTCGGGGCGCGGCGACAAGGACATGGAGACGGCTTCGGACCACTTCCACCTGTAGACCGGACGCACCGACGCGCCCGGTCCGTCCCCGCGTCCGGGGGCCGACGCTCGTATCCCCGACGGAACCGCGACTCCGTCGATTCGGACCCACAGAAACTCGGACACCATTTGTTTAGGCTGTCCAAAAACGAGGTATAAGCGGCTCGGACGACTGTTTCGAAGGTGGACAATTTGTAATTAGTTTTGTTTACTCTCAGTTTATCGTCTCGGCCGGAACGAGACGACAATCGTATCGTTCTCTCGAATGAAAACCATTTGTAGCGCACGTACAGGTGCTTAATCGGGGGTTTCTGGGAATAGACACCGATCCCCGTCTGTAACTCGGTTTCTCACACGGAGTAAATACAAATACTTATCCACGCCGGGGACGGATACGTACCCGTAATGGTTCAATCTATCACGCTCGACACTGCGACCGAGTTGATCGACGCCGCCGAACAGAGAGCCGACGAGATCGGCAACCCGATGGTCGTCGCCGTAACGAACAGCGAGGGGAACCTCGTCGCACAGCACCGGATGGACGGCGCGTGGCTGGCGTCCGTCTCGATATCGCGCAACAAGGCCTACACCTCGGCGGCACTCGACATGCCGACCCACGAACTCGCCGAACCGTCCGAGCCCGGTAACTCCCTGTACGGCCTCCAGTCGACCGACGAGGGTCGAATGGTCATCTTCGGCGGCGGCTACCCGCTCCTGAACGACGACGGGAACGTCGTCGGCGCGTTCGGCGTCTCCGGCGGTGCCGTCGAACAGGACATGGAAGTCGCGGAAGCCGGCGTCGCTCACTGGGAGTCGATCCGTAGCGACGACCCCAAGGTCGAGGTGACGAACTGATGTCGATGGACGCCGTCGTCTACAAGGGGCCCCACGACGTCGCCGTCGAGGAGGTCGACGAACCGACGATCGAACACCCCAACGACGTCTTGATCGACATCACGACCTCGTGCATCTGTGGCTCGGACCTTCACATGTACGAGGGTCGGACGGCCGCGGAACCGGGCATCGTCTTCGGGCACGAGAACGTGGGCGTCGTCACCGAGATCGGCGACGCGGTGTCGGATCTGGAGGTGGGAGACCGCGTCGTCGCTCCGTTCAACGTCGCCTGTGGCTTCTGTGAGAACTGCGAGAACGGCAAGACCGGCTTCTGTACGAACGTCAACCCCGGCTTCGCCGGCGGCGCGTACGGCTACGTTGCCATGGGGCCGTACAAGGGCGGCCAAGCGGAAAAGCTCCGCATCCCCTACGCCGACTTCAACGCGCTCCAGTTACCGAAGGGTGACGAACACGAGGACGCGTTCTCGTTGCTCGCCGACGTCTTCCCGACCGGGTGGCACGGGATCGAACTCGCGAACTTCGAACCCGGCGACTCCGTCGCCGTCTACGGCGCGGGGCCGGTCGGGCTGATGGCCGCCTACAGCGCGAAGATCCGGGGGGCCGCCGAGATCTACGTCGTCGACCGCGTCCCGAGTCGCCTCGAACTCGCCGAGGAGCACTGCGACGCGACGACGATCAACTTCGAGGAGGGCGACCCCGTCGAACAGATCAAGGAGATCCACGGTGGCGGGGTCGACTGCGGTGTCGACGCGGTCGGCTACCAGGCCGTCGACTCCGAGAAGGAGGGTGACGGGGCCTACGACCCCGCCCGCGAGAACCCTGCGGTCGTCATCAACAATCTCATCCGGACGGTCAAGCCGACGGGCGAACTCGGTATCCCCGGCCTCTACGTGCCCGAGGACCCTGGCGCGCCGGACGACATGGCCTCACAGGGGCGGATCGGCATCGACTTCGGCCTCCTGTTCGAGAAGGGCCAGGCGCTCGGCACCGGCCAGTGTAACGTCAAGGAGTACAACCGGCAGCTCCGCGACCTGATCGTCGAGGGGCGCGCCGACCCCAGTTGGCTCGTCTCCCACCGGGTCGACCTCTCCGAGGCTCCCGAGATGTACGAGGCCTTCGACGCCCGCGACGAGGGCGTGACGAAGGTGCTGTTGGAGCCGTAACGCTCCGACGACAGCCCTATCACCGCCCGGCGACTTCGCACACCTATGTGCCAGTACTGTAGTTACCGCCTCCACGACGGCTGGACGCAACTCCTGTCATACGACGACACCTACCGGACCGCGACGGCGGTGTCCGAGTCGACCCACGGCTTCCACGAGTCGTGGGACGACCTGCGCGACGACGTCGGCCTCGACGCCTAGGACTTCCGTGGGAAGGGATCGCTCCCGGCTGACGCCGCGTCGGCCGACTCGTCCGCCAAACAGTCGTCCAGCGCCGCCGTCGTCGCGTCGGTATCGAGGCTGCGACCGATGATGACGAGTCGGGTGATGGGATCGTCGGGCCCCCACTCGCCGATGGGTCCGGCCTGGACGGTCGGCCCCGCCTGACTCACGCCGAGGACGGTCTCCGGTCGACTCGTGACCCACGCGAACCCCTTCAGGCGAACGATATCGCCGACCCACTCGTCGAGCCACGCGTCGAACCGATCGGGATCGAACGGCCGCTCCCGGCGATAGACGAACGAACCGACGCCGTGGGCGGCGGCCGCCGGTCGGTCGTCGTGGTCGTGATCGTCGGCTCCGTCACCCTCGGCGAGCGCGCGTTTCCACCCCTGTCGGCGCTTCGCCGCCTCGAAGTCGAACGCGCCGGTGCCGAGGACGGTCTCCGGATCGACCTCGCAGTGGGTCGTCCGGTGGAGCGTCGCCCGTGGCTGGAGTTCCCGGATCGCCGCCTCGACGGCGTCCAGTTCGCCGTCGGGGACCAGGTCGCACTTGTTCAACAGGAGCACGTCGCAGAACTCGATCTGATCGACGAGCACCTCGGTGAGCGGGCGTTCCGGCGTGGGTGCCCCGTCGGGGAGCGACGCCGACGGGTCGAACGCCTTCCAGAACCCGTAGGCGTCGATCACCGAGACGGTCGTGTCGAGGCGAACGCCCGCCGGAGGATCGCCCCCTTCCGTCCCCTCGGTCAGCGTCCGAGCGATCGGAATCGGTTCGCTGATCCCGGAGGCCTCGACGACGAGGTAATCGACGTCTCGCTCCGCGACCAACTCGCTCACCTGGGTCACCAGGTCGTCGCGGAGCCGACAGCAGATACAGCCGTTCGAGAGGTCGATCACGTCGTCGTCGGCCGCTTCCGACAGCAGTTCGGCGTCGACGTTCACCGCTCCCATGTCGTTGACTACGACGGCGATCCGTCGGTCGCCGGGGTCGGTCAGTAACCGATTGACCAGCGTCGTCTTGCCGGCACCCAGCGGACCGCTGACGACCGTCATCGGGATGGCTCCCTCGTCACTCATACCTCTCCACCGAGTCGGGGCAGCGGTATCAACCCCGCGCCCGCGGAAGTCCGTCAGATTTAAATATCTTCGCCCGAGTACTTTCTGTACAGAGCCGTTTTGCTCACCCATACAAACCAATGACCGACAGCGTACGCGGTTACACGACCGAGCGCTCACGCGCGCGCGAGAGCGAGGACGAAACCGAGAGTACCGACGGGGACAGC includes the following:
- the gatC gene encoding Asp-tRNA(Asn)/Glu-tRNA(Gln) amidotransferase subunit GatC, with the protein product MSETPVDADEVRHVADLARIDLDDEEVDQFAGQFADILSYFDALDDVPEVDPEADLVNVMRADEVRDGLTQEEALKNAPATEDGYFEGPSVS
- a CDS encoding heme-binding protein; amino-acid sequence: MVQSITLDTATELIDAAEQRADEIGNPMVVAVTNSEGNLVAQHRMDGAWLASVSISRNKAYTSAALDMPTHELAEPSEPGNSLYGLQSTDEGRMVIFGGGYPLLNDDGNVVGAFGVSGGAVEQDMEVAEAGVAHWESIRSDDPKVEVTN
- the gatA gene encoding Asp-tRNA(Asn)/Glu-tRNA(Gln) amidotransferase subunit GatA, yielding MSHDAFITEETIPGADEGPLAGRTVAVKDNISTEGVRTTCGSEMLADYVPPYDATVVERLKSAGATLVGKTNMDEFGMGTTTETSAFGPTTNPVDGDRVPGGSSGGSAAAVAAGEADAALGSDTGGSVRCPAAFCGVVGIKPTYGLVSRYGLVAYANSLEQIGPLAPTVEEAAEVLEVIAGPDDRDATTHEEGADAEYADAADGDVQGLSIGVPTELIEGADERVVDRFHETLDDLEAQGAETHEVSLPSVERAVQAYYVIAMSEASSNLARFDGVRYGPDTDAEGNWNESFAAVREEGFGDEVKRRILLGTYALSAGYHDKYYAKAQDARAWVKQDFDEALSEADVLASPTMPVLPFELGESLDDPLQMYLADANTVPVNLANLPAISVPAGRADGLPVGLQLIGPAFGERTIIRAASAVESSA
- a CDS encoding CobW family GTP-binding protein codes for the protein MSDEGAIPMTVVSGPLGAGKTTLVNRLLTDPGDRRIAVVVNDMGAVNVDAELLSEAADDDVIDLSNGCICCRLRDDLVTQVSELVAERDVDYLVVEASGISEPIPIARTLTEGTEGGDPPAGVRLDTTVSVIDAYGFWKAFDPSASLPDGAPTPERPLTEVLVDQIEFCDVLLLNKCDLVPDGELDAVEAAIRELQPRATLHRTTHCEVDPETVLGTGAFDFEAAKRRQGWKRALAEGDGADDHDHDDRPAAAAHGVGSFVYRRERPFDPDRFDAWLDEWVGDIVRLKGFAWVTSRPETVLGVSQAGPTVQAGPIGEWGPDDPITRLVIIGRSLDTDATTAALDDCLADESADAASAGSDPFPRKS
- a CDS encoding glutathione-independent formaldehyde dehydrogenase, with translation MDAVVYKGPHDVAVEEVDEPTIEHPNDVLIDITTSCICGSDLHMYEGRTAAEPGIVFGHENVGVVTEIGDAVSDLEVGDRVVAPFNVACGFCENCENGKTGFCTNVNPGFAGGAYGYVAMGPYKGGQAEKLRIPYADFNALQLPKGDEHEDAFSLLADVFPTGWHGIELANFEPGDSVAVYGAGPVGLMAAYSAKIRGAAEIYVVDRVPSRLELAEEHCDATTINFEEGDPVEQIKEIHGGGVDCGVDAVGYQAVDSEKEGDGAYDPARENPAVVINNLIRTVKPTGELGIPGLYVPEDPGAPDDMASQGRIGIDFGLLFEKGQALGTGQCNVKEYNRQLRDLIVEGRADPSWLVSHRVDLSEAPEMYEAFDARDEGVTKVLLEP
- a CDS encoding SRPBCC family protein: MDRIHVSTVVRLPPPEVYEFLEDFPRYARYSEYLTGVTADGDGSPGTHYRLQFAWWKLTYTAHTEVTDTDPPRRLDWRVTEDVDASGRWRIEPLDSDPSAPADDGPACRVHLEVTFDADSVGGGIVDLPRFVSLDWVVDRVKPILVEEAERVVERIVADVEGERREVDLVVHEVPGDL
- the trpB gene encoding tryptophan synthase subunit beta, with translation MADGTFDGYGGRHVPEMLEEPLEHLANAYDEVASTDSFRADLRDLLETFAGRPTPVYYAGNLSERYGADIYLKREDLLHGGAHKINNTLGQGLLAKRAGKDRLIAETGAGQHGTATAMVGALLDLDTEIYMGKKDVERQKMNVFRMRLMGATVTEVTRGGAGLADAVDAALEDMAENVEDTHYLVGSVVGPDPFPRMVRDFQSVIGEEAREQILDRTGSLPDAAVACVGGGSNAIGLFHPLRDDDVAFYGAEGGGEGEGSGRHAAPLAEGEDEVIHGMKTRVIDDGTEVHSVSAGLDYPGVGPEHAMFRAAGRAEYTAVTDDEALAAFRELAETEGIIPALESSHGVALAIDLAERGEHDSILVNLSGRGDKDMETASDHFHL